CAAGACGAGAACGCGGCAGACGTTCCAGAAAGAAAGTCTGCAATTTTTGCGTCGATAAAGTCGATCACATCGACTACAAAGACAGCAACCGTCTGAAAAAATACATGACGGAACGCGGCAAAATTTTACCGCGTCGCATTACCGGCAATTGTGCCAAGCACCAACGTGCCGTTACGGTCGCTATTAAACGCGCTCGTGCGATGGCATTGCTGCCTTATTCCAACGACTGATTTAAAGTGCCGATGAAAATCGGCACTTTTTTTGCTTGTTCGCTTTAGCATGAATAAACCACCAGCTATGCTGGTGGTAGGAATAAAAAGCTTTAGCTT
This is a stretch of genomic DNA from Peptococcus niger. It encodes these proteins:
- the rpsR gene encoding 30S ribosomal protein S18; the protein is MARRERGRRSRKKVCNFCVDKVDHIDYKDSNRLKKYMTERGKILPRRITGNCAKHQRAVTVAIKRARAMALLPYSND